In a single window of the Nicotiana tomentosiformis chromosome 10, ASM39032v3, whole genome shotgun sequence genome:
- the LOC138899939 gene encoding uncharacterized protein, with product MSVREYSLNFDSLGRYAPSIVATMRDRIHRFIAGLAQELTEAYSTAALHDSMDISQIQAFAQNIERGRRQKQGTERTEQGQRKRMTFFRSKDQSQGRDSESSAGRCRGRSRGSSSGGNQNRIYALAGRQDQEFSQTLCQERKMITKGCIYHIVRVRDADAEIPTLQSIPVVREYADVFPDELPGISLEREIDFSIDLLPGTQRISITP from the exons atgagtgttcgagagtatagtctcaaTTTTGACTCATTGGGTAGATATgctccatccatagttgctactatgcgggacaggatccacaggtttatagcagggttagcccaagagttgaccgaggcatatTCTACTGCTGCATTAcatgatagtatggatatctctcagattcaggcattcgcccagaatatagaaaggggtaggcgtcagaagcagggtacagagaggactgagcaaggTCAGCGTAAGAGGATGACATTTTTCAGGTCTAAGGaccagtctcagg ggcgcgactctgagtcttcggctggtagatgTCGAGGCAGAAGTAGAGGTTCCAGTTCTGGTGGTAATCaaaaccgtatctatgctttagcgggtcgacaggaccaggagtttTCACAGACGTTGTgtcag GAGAGAAAAATGAtcacaaaagggtgcatttatcatattgtgcgagttagagatgcagatgctgagatacctacacttcagtctattccagtagttAGAGAGTacgcagatgtgtttccagatgagcttccaggtatttctctagagcgagagattgattttagcattgatttgcttccaggaactcagcGAATATCCATCACTCCGTAA